A genomic window from Salvia splendens isolate huo1 chromosome 11, SspV2, whole genome shotgun sequence includes:
- the LOC121756359 gene encoding uncharacterized protein LOC121756359 isoform X3 has protein sequence MASYSGAKSTVSDVPKAVFTETNLGTRLAVSISPDITADDFRRVVERAHLNCFPDFGAISVKAVMVMRKLHLYHLSGSLPLKYAFLDSNATWFLQTDVIFSNVPTRVESSNHNEAEVHKRSSAATAITDSVELGGASFETKLKCKRKKAKIRRFTYLGASMLKISAAWCFRRKKKRKNVKKIPKTRHHRRGRTQQSLVEKELFCEFATGAGVNLGKKADSNVIAEATSETVSEPASVSGSRLAVATDVNTITIR, from the exons ATGGCGTCGTATAGCGGTGCAAAATCAACGGTCTCAGATGTTCCGAAAGCAGTGTTTACTGAGACGAACTTGGGCACCCGTCTCGCCGTTTCGATTTCTCCGGATATCACAGCCGACGACTTCAGAA GAGTGGTCGAAAGGGCGCATCTCAATTGCTTCCCGGATTTCGGAGCTATCAGTGTCAAAGCAGTGATG GTGATGCGGAAATTACATCTTTATCACCTATCTGGGTCTTTGCCTCTCAAATATGCTTTTCTGGATTCAAATGCTACTTGGTTTCTTCAAACAGACGTTATCTTTTCAAACGTCCCAACTCGTGTAGAGTCATCGAATCATAACGAAGCTGAAGTTCACAAGCGCAGTTCTGCTGCTACTGCGATTACTGATTCAGTTGAGCTGGGAGGCGCTTCCTTCGAAACGAAATTAAAATGcaaaagaaagaaagctaagaTACGAAGATTTACGTACCTCGGTGCTTCAATGCTGAAGATTTCTGCAGCTTGGTGTTTCCGtaggaagaagaaaaggaaaaatgtgaagaaaatacCCAAGACGAGACACCATAGACGAGGGCGCACACAACAATCTCTTGTTGAAAAAGAACTTTTCTGTGAATTCGCCACCGGAGCAGGAGTGAATCTGGGTAAAAAGGCGGACTCGAATGTGATTGCTGAGGCCACTAGTGAAACGGTTTCAGAGCCAGCATCAGTTTCAG GAAGCCGCTTAGCCGTAGCAACAGATGTGAATACCATAACAATCAGATGA
- the LOC121756359 gene encoding uncharacterized protein LOC121756359 isoform X1: MASYSGAKSTVSDVPKAVFTETNLGTRLAVSISPDITADDFRRVVERAHLNCFPDFGAISVKAVMVMRKLHLYHLSGSLPLKYAFLDSNATWFLQTDVIFSNVPTRVESSNHNEAEVHKRSSAATAITDSVELGGASFETKLKCKRKKAKIRRFTYLGASMLKISAAWCFRRKKKRKNVKKIPKTRHHRRGRTQQSLVEKELFCEFATGAGVNLGKKADSNVIAEATSETVSEPASVSGIIKKYFSDYDEVASGPVSMFTTSQYIHRKPLSRSNRCEYHNNQMKSPVTVHVPPQTVHIPPPQVSRVEMPRSGALREKRKRPDIGKRLVLASGSLGLSPSNQHSILSLCRYNDEELPFQEF, from the exons ATGGCGTCGTATAGCGGTGCAAAATCAACGGTCTCAGATGTTCCGAAAGCAGTGTTTACTGAGACGAACTTGGGCACCCGTCTCGCCGTTTCGATTTCTCCGGATATCACAGCCGACGACTTCAGAA GAGTGGTCGAAAGGGCGCATCTCAATTGCTTCCCGGATTTCGGAGCTATCAGTGTCAAAGCAGTGATG GTGATGCGGAAATTACATCTTTATCACCTATCTGGGTCTTTGCCTCTCAAATATGCTTTTCTGGATTCAAATGCTACTTGGTTTCTTCAAACAGACGTTATCTTTTCAAACGTCCCAACTCGTGTAGAGTCATCGAATCATAACGAAGCTGAAGTTCACAAGCGCAGTTCTGCTGCTACTGCGATTACTGATTCAGTTGAGCTGGGAGGCGCTTCCTTCGAAACGAAATTAAAATGcaaaagaaagaaagctaagaTACGAAGATTTACGTACCTCGGTGCTTCAATGCTGAAGATTTCTGCAGCTTGGTGTTTCCGtaggaagaagaaaaggaaaaatgtgaagaaaatacCCAAGACGAGACACCATAGACGAGGGCGCACACAACAATCTCTTGTTGAAAAAGAACTTTTCTGTGAATTCGCCACCGGAGCAGGAGTGAATCTGGGTAAAAAGGCGGACTCGAATGTGATTGCTGAGGCCACTAGTGAAACGGTTTCAGAGCCAGCATCAGTTTCAGGTATTATCAAGAAGTATTTTTCGGATTATGATGAAGTGGCCTCCGGTCCAGTATCTATGTTTACCACATCCCAATATATACACAGGAAGCCGCTTAGCCGTAGCAACAGATGTGAATACCATAACAATCAGATGAAGTCACCTGTAACAGTCCATGTCCCTCCCCAAACAGTTCATATCCCTCCTCCCCAAGTATCTCGCGTGGAGATGCCCAGATCTGGAGCATTGAGAGAGAAGCGTAAAAGGCCAGATATTGGAAAGCGTCTCGTGCTTGCATCAGGTAGCCTCGGGCTTTCTCCAAGTAATCAACATTCCATACTTTCTCTGTGCCGTTACAATGATGAAGAGTTGCCATTTCAAGAATTCTAA
- the LOC121756359 gene encoding uncharacterized protein LOC121756359 isoform X2: protein MRKLHLYHLSGSLPLKYAFLDSNATWFLQTDVIFSNVPTRVESSNHNEAEVHKRSSAATAITDSVELGGASFETKLKCKRKKAKIRRFTYLGASMLKISAAWCFRRKKKRKNVKKIPKTRHHRRGRTQQSLVEKELFCEFATGAGVNLGKKADSNVIAEATSETVSEPASVSGIIKKYFSDYDEVASGPVSMFTTSQYIHRKPLSRSNRCEYHNNQMKSPVTVHVPPQTVHIPPPQVSRVEMPRSGALREKRKRPDIGKRLVLASGSLGLSPSNQHSILSLCRYNDEELPFQEF from the coding sequence ATGCGGAAATTACATCTTTATCACCTATCTGGGTCTTTGCCTCTCAAATATGCTTTTCTGGATTCAAATGCTACTTGGTTTCTTCAAACAGACGTTATCTTTTCAAACGTCCCAACTCGTGTAGAGTCATCGAATCATAACGAAGCTGAAGTTCACAAGCGCAGTTCTGCTGCTACTGCGATTACTGATTCAGTTGAGCTGGGAGGCGCTTCCTTCGAAACGAAATTAAAATGcaaaagaaagaaagctaagaTACGAAGATTTACGTACCTCGGTGCTTCAATGCTGAAGATTTCTGCAGCTTGGTGTTTCCGtaggaagaagaaaaggaaaaatgtgaagaaaatacCCAAGACGAGACACCATAGACGAGGGCGCACACAACAATCTCTTGTTGAAAAAGAACTTTTCTGTGAATTCGCCACCGGAGCAGGAGTGAATCTGGGTAAAAAGGCGGACTCGAATGTGATTGCTGAGGCCACTAGTGAAACGGTTTCAGAGCCAGCATCAGTTTCAGGTATTATCAAGAAGTATTTTTCGGATTATGATGAAGTGGCCTCCGGTCCAGTATCTATGTTTACCACATCCCAATATATACACAGGAAGCCGCTTAGCCGTAGCAACAGATGTGAATACCATAACAATCAGATGAAGTCACCTGTAACAGTCCATGTCCCTCCCCAAACAGTTCATATCCCTCCTCCCCAAGTATCTCGCGTGGAGATGCCCAGATCTGGAGCATTGAGAGAGAAGCGTAAAAGGCCAGATATTGGAAAGCGTCTCGTGCTTGCATCAGGTAGCCTCGGGCTTTCTCCAAGTAATCAACATTCCATACTTTCTCTGTGCCGTTACAATGATGAAGAGTTGCCATTTCAAGAATTCTAA